Within the Thermoanaerobaculia bacterium genome, the region TGTGGGTCTTTTCGTCGACGACGTAGTCGCCGGTCATGTACTTGCGCCCGTCCTTGTCCTGCTCCTCCGTCCCCTTCGTGAGGCGCGGGATCACGCGGTTGGCCCGATAGTAGAGATCCGGAGACTCCTCGGAAGGTCCCGAGATGATGAGCGGCGTCCGCGCTTCGTCGATCAGGATCGAGTCCACCTCGTCGACGATCGCGAAGTTGTACCCCGGCTGCACCATCGAGGCGAGGTCGAACTTCATGTTGTCGCGGAGGTAGTCGAAGCCGAATTCGTTGTTCGTGCCGTAAGTGATGTCGCAGCCGTACGCGACCTGGCGCTCGGGATCGGAGAGGGAGTTCTGGATGCATCCGACGGTGAGCCCGAGGAAGCGATGAACCCGGCCCATCCAGTCGGCGTCGCGGCGGGCGAGGTAGTCGTTGACGGTCACGACGTGCACCCCGCGGCCGGTGAGGGCGTTCAGGGCCGACGGAAGGGTCGCGACGAGCGTTTTTCCCTCGCCGGTCCGCATCTCGGCGATCTTCCCCTCGTGGAGGACGAAGCCTCCGATCAGCTGGACGTCGTAGTGCCGCTGGCCGAGGGTCCGCTTGGCCGCTTCGCGGACCAGGGCGAAAGTCTCTTCGGCGTACGGATCGAGCACCTCGTCGATCCGGGCCCGACGCTGGAAACGGACCTCCCGTTCGATGCCGCCGGGGAGATCGCCGAGCTTCTCCCGGACCTCGTCGCGGAACCGGGCGATCCGGGCGCGCATCTCGTCGTCGGACATCGCCGCGATCTGCGGTTCCATGGCGTTGATCCGCTCGATCCGGGGGCGGAGGCGCTTGATGTCGCGCTCTCCCTGCGTCCCGGTGATCTTGGTGAAGAGTTTCTCGATATTCAGCATGCGCGCTATGTAAACGATTAGTCTATCAAATAGATTCCGCCACAGTTAGCGGCGCTTCCATGCATCGAGCCGGCGGCCGCGGGACGGGCCGCCCGGTTCACATTCGCGAGCGGCGGGAGATCCCGGCGGGCCCAGGAATGGTCGTCTGCCAGTTTCAGAAATCGCCTGATGTCGTCGTGACGATCACGGGGACGTTCAGCGAGAATTCTTTCGGTCAAATGAACGAGGAATTCGAGCGCATCATCCGATCGTTCGAATTCAGGTAAATCGCAGTTCCCGCGGCCTCGGCAGCAGCGAGCCGCCAAAGGCAAAGACCCTCAGGCGCGGCGAGGCGCGCCTCTTTCTACCTTGCGTCGAGGATGTAAGGCAGGGGATTGACGGCCCGGTTGTCCAGCCGGACCTCGTAGTGCAGGTGCGGCCCCGTCGAACGTCCGGTCGTCCCGACGACGCCGATCGCCTGACCTCGCGAGACGTGCTGTCCCTCGAAGACCTGGATCTCGTCGAGATGGCCATAGAGCGTCCGAAGCCCCAGGCCGTGAGCGACCTCCACGCAGCGCCCGTAGCCGTTGACCCACCCCGCTTTCACGACGGTCCCGTCGGCCGAGACGACGATCGAATGCCCGCGGGGACTCGAGATGTCGATGCCCGTGTGGAACGCCGGCTCCTCGGTGAACGGATCGCTCCGCTCGCCGAAGCCGCAGGTGATGAGGCCCGGAACCGGCTCGATCGAGGGGGTGTTGGAGAGGAGGGCGTTCTGCTGCGCGAGCTTCTTCTCGAGCCCGATCAGCCGCTCGTCGAGTGAGCGGCCGCGGTCCCGGAGGTCGAAGGCGCCGTTCTCGCCCGCGGGGAGGGCGCCGCCGGTTCCGCCGCGCCCCGCATCGGCGAGCGCCGGCAGCCCCGCGACGATCGCGAGCTTTCGGGTGCGCTCTTCGAAGTCGTCGAGCTTGCGGGAGAGCTGCGCCAGGCGGGTCGTCATCTTCTCCGCCGAGCTCTTCAGCCGCTCGTTCTCGAGCAGGGCGGCGCGGTACTCGCGATCCTTTCGAACCGACAGGAAGTAGAGCGTGGTGAAGGTCGCCGCGATCACGAGGAGAGCGGCGAGGGAGCTGCCGGCGGTCCAGAGGAGAGAGGAAGCCACGCGGAGCTTCCGGAACTTCGCCCGGGCGTGAGGCACGAAGATGATCGTGTTGTACTTCCGTCCCATCGTCGCTGGTGGCCTCCGGGGATCCGGGGTTTCCGGGAAAGTTCCGGCAGTATATCTCCCGATCGAATCGAGTCAACCGAAAACCGATCGCACGATCTCCATGCAAGTCAGCCACTTAGGCGATTCGCCCCGAGCGTTCCGCGCCTTCCCCGGTCATCCGGACAGGCCGTCCAGAACGGCCCTGTCGAGCCCCCGGTAGCCGATCGCCTCGGCCGCGTGCGGCGCCTCGACCCGGTCGGCGCCCGCGAGATCGGCGATCGTGAGCCCCACGCGGAGCGCGCGGTGGATCGCGCGGGCGGAGAGTCCGATCTTCCGCGAGGCGAACTCCAGGATCGCGAGCGCTTCGTCGGTGGGCCGGGCGATCTTGCGGACGAGCGATCCCGGGATGGCGGCATTGCACGATATCGCCGCCCGCTTCGTGGAGCGGGCGCGGGCCCGCGCCCGGGCCCGGACGACGCGCGTCCGGATCGCGGAAGACGGCTCCGAGGAGCCGGCCGCGGCCAGGTCGCGAAACGGCACCGCCGGGACGCGCACGTGGAGATCGATCCGGTCGAGGAGCGGGCCGGAGAGCTTCGACCGGTAGCGTTCGATCTCGTATCGGGAGCAGCGGCAGGCTCGGCGCGGGTCTCCCAGATAGCCGCAGGGGCAGGGATTCATTGCGGCGATCAGCTGGAAATCGGCGGGGAAGACGCTCGCTCCCGAGGCCCGGGCGATCGTGACCCTCTTCTCCTCGAGCGGCTGGCGGACGACCTCCAGGGCATCCCGGCGGAATTCAGGGAGCTCGTCCAGGAAGAGGACGCCCCGGTGAGCGAGGGAGGCTTCGCCGGGGCGCGGATGGGCGCCGCCTCCGACGAGCCCGGCGTAGGACACGCTGTGGTGCGGAGCCCGAAACGGCCGTTCCGGCAGCAACCCGCGACCCGGCGGCAGGAGTCCCGCGATCGAATGCACCCTCGTCGCTTCGATCGCCTCGTCGCGGCTCCAGGGAGGAAGGATCGACGTGAGGCGGCGGGCGAGCATCGTCTTGCCGGCGCCGGGCGGACCGAACAGGAGAATGTTGTGGCTTCCCGCCGCCGAGATCTCGAGGGCCCGGCGGGCGACCGGCTGGCCGGCGATGTCGGAAAAGTCGTCGGCGAACCGCGAGGGGGCGAAGTCGTTCGGGTCCGCGGGCGCCGGCGCGATCGTCTGCTCGCCGCGCAGGTGGGCGATCGCCGCGAGCAGGGAGGGCGCTCCGATCGACGCGATCCGGCCGACCGCGGCGGCCTCGCTCGCGTTCTCCTGCGGCAGGAGGACCTCCTGGAATCCCTCGTCGGCGGCGGCGGCGGCGATCGCGAGCGCGCCCCGGACCGGCCGCAGGGCGCCGTCGAGGGCGAGCTCGCCGACGAGCACGCGCCGCGTCCCGCCGGCGGGCAGGACTCCCGCGGTCGAGAGGAGCGCGGCCGCGACGGCGAGATCGAGCGCCGACCCCTCCTTGCGCCAGTCCGCCGGAGCGAGATTCACGGTCACGGCCCGGGGCGGAAAGTCGAAGCCGCAGTTTCGAAGCGCGGCGCGGACGCGATCGCGGCTTTCCTTGACGGCGGCATCGGGCAGGCCGACGATCGAGAACGACGGCAGGCCGTGGGAAACGTCCGCTTCGACGTCGAGGATGCGCGCCTCGGCCCCGTCGATCGCGGCGGAATGGATTCGAGAAAGCATGACCGGCTCCTCCGGGAGGCGGAGGAAGAGCCGCGTTCGGATGACGAGGACCGGAAGAGGATAGCGCGCCGCGGCGCGCGTTTCAAACGGGGACGCGCCGAACTTCTAGCGGCTCTCCGCGACGGCCAGCCGTTCCCCCGGCCGGATCGCCGCGCCGTCGCCGAGACGGTTCCATTCGCGCAGCTTGTCGACCGTGGTGTGGTGCCGCGTCGCGATCGAGAAGAGGGTGTCTCCGCGCCGGACCCGGTAGTGGACTCGCGAGAGTCCCTTCGTTCCCGCGTCGTCGGCGCTCTTTCGCTCCTTGCGGCTCTTTCGGACCGCGTACGCGCCGGGCTCCCGGTCGGGGATCACGAGCGTCCGGCGCGGAGCGAGCCGCGGCCCGCGGGGAAGGTCGTTGGCTTCGGCGAGCGACGCTTCGGAAACGCCGTAGCGCCGCGCGAGCCGCGCGAGCGTTTCCCCCTTCCGGACGCGGTGCTGGCGAAGGACGGGAACGGCGGCTTCCGGGAGCTCTCCGGCCTTCTTCTCGACGGCGGCGGCGAACCCGCGGGGAACGCGCAGGAGATAGCCCGAGCTCTCGCGCGGCGTGACGAACGTCCGAAGCTCGGGATTGAGCTCCGCGAGGTCGTCGTAGGCGACTCCCGAGGCTCGCGCGACCTGCCGCAGATCGACCGGCTTCTCGAGCTTCGCCGTCTCGAAGTCGATCGGGGATTCGGGATCGACCTTGAATCCGTAATGCTCCTGATTCTTGTCGATGAGCGCGGCGGCGATGACCGAAGGGACGTACAGGCGGGTTTCGCGGGGAAGCGCGCCGAGGCGGCAGAGCTCCCAGTAATTGTCCGTGCCGGCGCGCGCGATCGCGCGGGCCACGCGCCCCTCGCCGGAATCGTAGGCCGCCATGGCGAGGTACCAGTCGCCGAAGAGATCGTAGAGGTCGCGGAAATAGCCGGCCGCGGCCTCCGTCGCCTTGATCGGGTCCGAACGCTCGTCGACGATCCGCGTGCTCCGCAGGCCGTAACGGCGCCCCGTCGGCGCGATGAACTGCCAGACTCCCTGCGCCCGGGCGCGGGAGCGGGCTCGCGTCTTGAAGGACGATTCGATCATCGCGACGTAGGCGAGGTCGGTCGGCAGCCCCGCCTTCCGGAAAACCTCCCGGATCATCGGCATGTAGCGGCCGGCGCGGACGAGCCCCTCGGAGAAGCGCTCGCGCACCGTTTCCCGGGACGAAAAGCTCGCGATCATCGAGAGCACGGAGTCGTTGACCGTGATCGGGATGTCGAAGGTGCCCGCGCGTTCGTCGGTGGTGACCGCTTCCCGCGCCCGCTGCAGGTCGGCCTCCGAGGTCTGCCCGGACACTCCCTGGAGCTCGTCCGGAAGGCCGCGCGGCTCGGCCGCGTCGGGGTCGGCGGCGGAGGATGGCGCCATCGCCTCGTAGCGCTGGATCGAGTCGTAGAGAGAGGCCGAGAATTCTTCGACCTCGGGAGAGGAGGGGCGAGCCGCGCCGGGGGGGATGATCGCGTTCAGGGCGAGCTGGAACTGGGCCTCCGCGCAGTCGAAGTCGCCCGAGAGCGCGGCCTGCTTCCCCGAGTAGAAGAGCTCGGTCGAGCGGTCGATCGCGGAAGGCGGAGCGCTCTCCGGGGCCGCCGGCGCGGGGACGACGGCGCGCGGCCGCGGCGCCTGCGAGCAGGAGAGCACGAAAAGGGCGAATGCGGAAACGGAGAGAA harbors:
- a CDS encoding peptidoglycan DD-metalloendopeptidase family protein, which produces MGRKYNTIIFVPHARAKFRKLRVASSLLWTAGSSLAALLVIAATFTTLYFLSVRKDREYRAALLENERLKSSAEKMTTRLAQLSRKLDDFEERTRKLAIVAGLPALADAGRGGTGGALPAGENGAFDLRDRGRSLDERLIGLEKKLAQQNALLSNTPSIEPVPGLITCGFGERSDPFTEEPAFHTGIDISSPRGHSIVVSADGTVVKAGWVNGYGRCVEVAHGLGLRTLYGHLDEIQVFEGQHVSRGQAIGVVGTTGRSTGPHLHYEVRLDNRAVNPLPYILDAR
- a CDS encoding YifB family Mg chelatase-like AAA ATPase encodes the protein MLSRIHSAAIDGAEARILDVEADVSHGLPSFSIVGLPDAAVKESRDRVRAALRNCGFDFPPRAVTVNLAPADWRKEGSALDLAVAAALLSTAGVLPAGGTRRVLVGELALDGALRPVRGALAIAAAAADEGFQEVLLPQENASEAAAVGRIASIGAPSLLAAIAHLRGEQTIAPAPADPNDFAPSRFADDFSDIAGQPVARRALEISAAGSHNILLFGPPGAGKTMLARRLTSILPPWSRDEAIEATRVHSIAGLLPPGRGLLPERPFRAPHHSVSYAGLVGGGAHPRPGEASLAHRGVLFLDELPEFRRDALEVVRQPLEEKRVTIARASGASVFPADFQLIAAMNPCPCGYLGDPRRACRCSRYEIERYRSKLSGPLLDRIDLHVRVPAVPFRDLAAAGSSEPSSAIRTRVVRARARARARSTKRAAISCNAAIPGSLVRKIARPTDEALAILEFASRKIGLSARAIHRALRVGLTIADLAGADRVEAPHAAEAIGYRGLDRAVLDGLSG
- a CDS encoding LysM peptidoglycan-binding domain-containing protein — encoded protein: MLPSGKPLLSVSAFALFVLSCSQAPRPRAVVPAPAAPESAPPSAIDRSTELFYSGKQAALSGDFDCAEAQFQLALNAIIPPGAARPSSPEVEEFSASLYDSIQRYEAMAPSSAADPDAAEPRGLPDELQGVSGQTSEADLQRAREAVTTDERAGTFDIPITVNDSVLSMIASFSSRETVRERFSEGLVRAGRYMPMIREVFRKAGLPTDLAYVAMIESSFKTRARSRARAQGVWQFIAPTGRRYGLRSTRIVDERSDPIKATEAAAGYFRDLYDLFGDWYLAMAAYDSGEGRVARAIARAGTDNYWELCRLGALPRETRLYVPSVIAAALIDKNQEHYGFKVDPESPIDFETAKLEKPVDLRQVARASGVAYDDLAELNPELRTFVTPRESSGYLLRVPRGFAAAVEKKAGELPEAAVPVLRQHRVRKGETLARLARRYGVSEASLAEANDLPRGPRLAPRRTLVIPDREPGAYAVRKSRKERKSADDAGTKGLSRVHYRVRRGDTLFSIATRHHTTVDKLREWNRLGDGAAIRPGERLAVAESR